One window of the Lytechinus variegatus isolate NC3 chromosome 3, Lvar_3.0, whole genome shotgun sequence genome contains the following:
- the LOC121411786 gene encoding homeobox protein unplugged-like, giving the protein TDKSLGDRHEGHDGIDDNDDDILHDSEASSPEDCGRKSAGDVGGKENGDTNNLSNGTNGSSKSRRRRTAFTSDQLLALEKEFIGKKYLTLSERAHIARFLQLSEVQVKIWFQNRRAKWKRLKTHSSILGGGNRSANGGGGGGGGGGNGGGNSKLVVPIPVHVNRFAVRSQEQCRPRMVEPMGQASQHPHALQQNHQSSGPLGATHGEGIAALRNSIT; this is encoded by the coding sequence ACAGATAAGAGCCTCGGAGATCGTCACGAAGGCCACGACGGTATAGACGATAACGACGACGATATCCTCCACGACAGCGAAGCATCGTCACCCGAAGACTGCGGCAGAAAGTCGGCAGGCGACGTCGGTGGGAAGGAAAATGGCGACACCAACAACCTGAGCAATGGGACAAACGGAAGCAGCAAGAGCAGGCGACGTCGAACGGCGTTCACGAGCGACCAGCTGCTGGCCCTGGAGAAGGAATTCATCGGCAAGAAATACCTCACATTGAGCGAACGCGCCCACATCGCACGCTTCCTTCAACTGAGCGAGGTGCAGGTCAAAATCTGGTTCCAGAACCGCCGTGCCAAGTGGAAACGACTGAAAACGCACTCGTCCATCCTAGGGGGCGGGAACCGAAGCGCTAACGGTGGCGGCGGTGGGGGCGGAGGAGGTGGGAATGGGGGAGGGAACTCCAAGTTGGTCGTTCCTATTCCGGTTCATGTGAACAGGTTTGCTGTGAGATCGCAAGAGCAGTGTAGACCAAGGATGGTGGAGCCGATGGGACAAGCTTCGCAACATCCTCACGCTCTACAACAAAACCACCAATCATCGGGCCCTCTGGGAGCGACACACGGTGAAGGAATAGCAGCATTACGGAACAGCATCACGTAA